In one Poecilia reticulata strain Guanapo linkage group LG8, Guppy_female_1.0+MT, whole genome shotgun sequence genomic region, the following are encoded:
- the LOC103468784 gene encoding very-long-chain enoyl-CoA reductase-like, protein MDILALEAKSQNGAEAEKKPTPKPKPKAPKKAKRIVYFEVEILDCKTKEKLLLLDKVEPTATVLDIKSLFHKSYPKWYPARQSLRLDPKAKCLRDEEVLQTLPVGTTASFYFSDLGPQLTWGTVRPHKYTQCF, encoded by the exons ATGGATATTCTAGCCTTAGAAGCAAAAAGCCAAAATGGAGCAGAAGCTGAAAAGAAGCCTACACCCAAGCCAAAGCCAAAAGCGCCCAAGAAGGCTAaaaggattgtttattttgaggtGGAGATCTTGGACTGTAAGACTAAAGAGAAGCTGCTGTTGCTGGACAAG GTGGAGCCAACAGCCACAGTTTTGGATATTAAATCCTTGTTTCACAAATCGT aTCCAAAGTGGTATCCAGCCAGACAGTCTCTGCGTTTGGATCCAA AGGCCAAGTGTCTCAGGGACGAGGAAGTTCTCCAAACGCTACCTGTGGGAACCACAGccagcttttatttcagtgaccTGGGACCCCAGCTCACATGGGGAACAGTAAGGCCACACAAATacactcaatgtttttga
- the LOC103468783 gene encoding dnaJ homolog subfamily B member 1-like, which produces MGKDYYNVLGIARGASDDEIKKAYRKQALRFHPDKNKSPGAEDKFKEVAEAYDVLSDAKKRDIYDRLGEEGLKGPGDGREHCGPTFNYTFNGDPHAIFAEFFGGRSPFDHFFSSSIDGDVDDPFSPFGMGGMGGFHRSFKTQPGGLHRPHEKRQDPPVVHELNVSLEEVFTGCTKKMRISRKRVNPDGCTMRKEDKILTVNIKRGWKEGTKITFPKEGDETPTNIPADVVFVVKDKPHPVFRRDGSDIVYPAKISLREALCGCTVKAPTLDGRTITVHSREVVKPGMKKRITGEGLPLSKCPDKRGDMILDFSVKFPEKLGDNTRDALEQILPM; this is translated from the exons ATGGGTAAAGATTATTACAATGTGCTGGGAATAGCCAGAGGTGCGTCCGACGACGAGATCAAAAAGGCGTACAGAAAACAGGCTCTGCGCTTCCATCCGGACAAAAACAAGTCACCCGGAGCCGAAGACAAATTCAAGGAGGTTGCTGAAGCTTATGATGTCCTCAGTGACGCTAAGAAAAGAGACATTTACGATCGTTTAGGAGAAGAAG GACTAAAGGGTCCAGGAGACGGCAGAGAACACTGCGGCCCCACCTTCAACTACACCTTCAATGGAGACCCCCACGCCATATTCGCGGAGTTCTTCGGTGGGCGCAGCCCCTTCGACCACTTCTTCTCATCGTCCATCGACGGCGACGTCGACGACCCTTTCTCCCCGTTCGGCATGGGAGGAATGGGCGGCTTCCACAGGTCCTTCAAAACCCAGCCCGGCGGCCTGCACAGGCCGCACGAGAAGAGGCAGGACCCGCCCGTGGTGCACGAGCTGAACGTCAGCCTGGAGGAGGTTTTCACCGGCTGCACCAAAAAGATGAGGATTTCCCGCAAGAGAGTGAACCCCGACGGCTGCACCATGCGCAAAGAGGACAAGATTTTAACGGTCAATATCAAACGCGGGTGGAAAGAGGGGACGAAAATCACTTTCCCCAAGGAGGGCGACGAGACTCCGACCAACATTCCTGCCGACGTGGTTTTTGTGGTCAAGGACAAACCCCACCCTGTGTTCAGGAGAGACGGGTCAGATATAGTTTATCCTGCAAAAATCTCCCTCAGAGAG GCGTTGTGCGGATGCACGGTCAAGGCGCCCACTCTGGACGGCCGCACCATCACTGTTCACTCCAGGGAAGTCGTGAAGCCCGGGATGAAGAAGCGCATCACGGGAGAGGGGCTTCCTCTGTCCAAGTGTCCCGACAAACGAGGCGACATGATCTTGGACTTCTCTGTTAAATTTCCCGAGAAACTGGGCGACAACACGCGAGACGCACTAGAGCAGATCCTCCCCATGTGA
- the gipc1 gene encoding PDZ domain-containing protein GIPC1: protein MPLGLGRRKKASPLVENEEAEPIRGGLNVPGMEGLDGGVAGEAAGSDGLPPPPNNMRPRLIFHTQLAHGSPTGRIEGFSNVRELYAKIGEAFGIPASEVMFCTLNTHKVDMDKLLGGQIGLEDFIFAHIKGQKKEIEIFKGEDALGLTITDNGAGYAFIKRIREGSIIHQIQVINVGDMIESINGHRLIGCRHYEVAKMLKELPKGKMFTIKLVEPLKAFDMIGQRSSGSRSGSGVQLGTGRGTLRLRSKGPATVEELPSAFEEKAIEKVDDLLESYMGIRDSELAATMVELGKDKKNPDEFAEALDETLGDFAFPDEFVFDVWGAIGDAKVGRV from the exons ATGCCTCTGGGTCTGGGAAGGAGGAAGAAGGCGTCCCCCTTGGTGGAGAATGAGGAAGCGGAGCCCATCCGCGGTGGTCTCAACGTGCCGGGTATGGAGGGCTTGGATGGAGGAGTCGCCGGGGAGGCTGCAGGGTCTGACGGCCTTCCTCCCCCACCAAACAACATGAGACCCCGGCTGATTTTCCACACCCAACTGGCTCACGGTAGCCCGACAGGCCGCATTGAGGGCTTTAGCAATGTGCGAGAGCTTTATGCCAAAATTGGAGAGGCCTTTGGCATCCCAGCATCTGAG GTTATGTTTTGCACGCTGAACACTCATAAGGTGGACATGGATAAACTTTTAGGGGGACAGATTGGGCTGGAGGACTTCATTTTTGCCCACATTAAAGGCCAGAAGAAGGAAATAGAAATCTTCAAAGGAGAAGACGCTTTGGGATTGACAATCACCGACAACGGAGCAGGTTATGCTTTCATCAAG AGGATCCGGGAGGGGAGCATCATCCATCAAATCCAGGTCATTAACGTCGGCGACATGATCGAGTCCATTAACGGCCATCGCCTCATTGGCTGTCGACACTACGAAGTTGCCAAAATGCTGAAGGAGCTTCCTAAGGGGAAAATGTTCACCATCAAGCTTGTGGAGCCCCTCAAAGCTTTTG ATATGATCGGTCAGAGGTCGTCGGGCTCCAGGTCGGGCTCGGGGGTCCAGCTCGGCACGGGAAGAGGGACCCTTCGTCTGCGCTCTAAAGGTCCCGCCACAGTGGAGGAGCTG CCTTCTGCCTTTGAGGAAAAAGCGATTGAGAAGGTGGATGATTTGCTAGAGAGCTACATGGGCATCAGAGACAGCGAACTGG CCGCCACTATGGTGGAGCTGGGCAAAGACAAGAAGAACCCAGACGAGTTTGCYGAAGCTTTGGACGAGACTCTGGGAGACTTCGCCTTCCCCGACGAGTTTGTTTTCGACGTGTGGGGGGCCATCGGTGACGCGAAGGTCGGACGYGTGTAA
- the LOC103468781 gene encoding E3 ubiquitin-protein ligase TRIM39-like: MALRPRASSQPGKLSLPRIAKITSSLRPRAVSSCSGSMLEDELSCPVCCEIFKEPVVLKCSHSFCRACLQQFWNKRKARRECPICRRKCSLTEPTVSLALKNVADTFLKEQARRATVAGPGAGVAAEEAAVLEEKCATHGEVLKLFCMDDFEVLCCVCHTSKKHQGHKVCPLDEGAQDLKSELXKELIPLKKNLRRLYEAKQDCDDTTVHIKNQTQATEKQIRQEFEELRGFLEREEEARLATLQKEDEEKRELVKKKSESITRDILTFSHAVIAVENEIASGDAQFLQNYFSTKKRAQLPQKDPEKVSGALINVAKHVSSLKYHVWANMVDLVKYTPITLDPNTAYSWLSLSSDLTSVANSGSLQQLPDNPERFGHFVFVLGSEGFTSGRHAWEVEVGGKEDWMLGVVKETIDRKGKISGCPEGGFWMISHSEGEYSAMTRPGTPLHLEGDLSRVRVQLDFEAGEVIFSNPVTMKPVYTFVDFFTEKMYPFFCPGVNINGSNAKPLKICPAKVAVWNSTTW, encoded by the exons ATGGCTCTGCGACCCAGAGCTTCCTCCCAGCCAGGAAAACTTTCCCTGCCTCGGATCGCCAAGATAACCTCATCCCTTCGTCCGCGGGCTGTTTCCTCTTGCTCGGGCTCCATGCTGGAGGACGAGCTGTCTTGTCCCGTCTGCTGCGAGATTTTCAAGGAGCCAGTCGTGCTCAAGTGCAGCCACAGCTTCTGCAGGGCCTGCCTGCAGCAGTTCTGGAACAAGAGGAAGGCGCGGCGCGAGTGTCCCATCTGCAGGAGGAAGTGCTCTCTGACGGAGCCCACCGTCAGCCTGGCCCTGAAGAATGTGGCCGACACCTTCCTGAAGGAGCAGGCGAGGAGGGCGACTGTGGCCGGGCCGGGGGCCGGCGTGGCCGCGGAGGAAGCGGCGGTGCTGGAGGAGAAGTGTGCGACACACGGGGAGGTTCTCAAACTCTTTTGTATGGACGACTTTGAAGTCTTGTGCTGTGTGTGTCACACTTCCAAGAAGCACCAGGGACACAAAGTGTGTCCTCTGGATGAAGGAGCCCAGGATCTGAAG TCGGAACTGAMGAAGGAGCTGATCCCCTTGAAGAAGAATCTGCGGCGCCTGTATGAAGCCAAGCAGGACTGTGATGACACAACCGTACACATcaag AACCAGACGCAGGCCACAGAGAAGCAGATACGGCAGGAGTTTGAGGAGCTCCGGGGGTTTCTGGAGCGCGAGGAGGAGGCGAGACTGGCCACCCTGCAAAAGGAGGACGAGGAGAAGAGGGAGCTGGTGAAGAAGAAGTCTGAAAGCATAACCAGAGACATCCTCACTTTCTCCCACGCCGTCATCGCCGTTGAGAACGAGATTGCATCCGGTGACGCTCAGTTCCTCCAG AATTACTTCAGTACAAAGAAAAg AGCACAGCTCCCCCAGAAAGATCCGGAAAAAGTGTCGGGTGCCCTTATAAATGTGGCCAAGCATGTGAGCTCCCTGAAATACCACGTCTGGGCAAACATGGTGGATCTGGTTAAGTACA CTCCCATCACCCTGGATCCCAACACCGCCTACTCCTGGCTGTCGCTCTCCTCAGACCTGACCAGCGTGGCCAACAGCGGATCCCTTCAGCAGCTCCCAGACAATCCTGAGCGTTTCGGTCACTTTGTGTTCGTGCTGGGGTCAGAGGGCTTCACTTCGGGCCGCCACGCCTGGGAGGTGGAGGTGGGCGGTAAGGAGGACTGGATGCTCGGCGTGGTGAAGGAAACCATCGACAGGAAAGGGAAAATTTCAGGGTGTCCGGAGGGGGGCTTCTGGATGATCTCTCACTCGGAGGGCGAGTACTCGGCGATGACGAGGCCCGGCACGCCGCTCCACCTGGAGGGCGACCTGAGCCGGGTCAGGGTGCAGCTCGACTTCGAGGCMGGGGAGGTCATTTTCTCCAACCCTGTGACCATGAAGCCCGTCTACACCTTCGTTGACTTTTTCACTGAAAAGATGTATCCCTTCTTCTGCCCCGGAGTCAACATCAACGGGAGCAACGCCAAACCTCTGAAGATCTGCCCCGCCAAGGTGGCTGTGTGGAACAGCACGACCTGGTGA